AGACGCCGATATGCGGCTCCAGCCCCTTGAGCGCGCGAAAGATCAGCGTGCGATGCGCCCAGGGACAGGCATAGGAGACATAGAGGTGATAGCGCCCGCTTTCGGGGCCGAAGCCGCCCTTGCCGCTGAGGCCGGGGCGGCCGTCCGGGGTGATCCAGTTGCGCCAGGCGGTCACGCTGCGCTGGAAGCGCCCGCCGCTGCTTTCGGTGTCATACCATTCGTCATGCCAGACGCCGTCGATCAACTGGCCCATGCCGCCCCCCCGCGTTTCCGTCCGGCCCAGCATAGCCGAGCGGGCAGGGCGGGCAACCGCCCGGTTCAGTTGCCCAGTTGCGCCTGCGCCCAGCCGGCGATCGAGGCGGCGTTCATGGCGCCCGATTGCCGCGCGATCTCGCGCCCGCCGCGATAGAGGATCAGCGTCGGGATGCCGCGGATACCCAGGGCGGCGGCGACCTGCGGCTCGGTCTCGGAGTTCAGCTTGATGAGCCGCATCTCGGGCTCCAGCATGCCGGCGGCGCGGGCGAATTCGGGCGCCATCATCCGGCAGGGGCCGCACCAGGGCGCCCAGACATCGACCAGCACCGGGATCGAGTTGCGGCCGACCTGGCGCTGGAACATCGCCCCTTCCACATCGGCGGGATGGCCGGAAAACAGCGCGTCGCGGCATTTGCCGCAGCGTGCCGCGCGCGCGTCACGCTCGGGCGGCAGGCGGTTCGTGGCGCCGCAGGCGGTGCAGACGATCTGGCGGTCGGTGCCGGACATGGTCAACCTCGGGGTTCCGGGCAGGGCTGCCCCGATATATTCGCAGGCGCGTAGGTAAACAAGGCCCGCCCTGCCGGAGCCCTATCCGCCCCGCAAAAGCCGCGCCGCGTCGCCGTAACAGGCCAGCCCCGTTTCCTGCGCCGGGCCGGCATCCGGCCCCAGGTCGCGGCGCAGCTGGCAGATGGCCTCGTGCTGGCTCAGGAACACCTGGCCGGACAGGTGGCGCATGAAATCGCTGCGCCGCAGCCGGTCCATCACCGGCCCCTTGACCTCCGAGAGGTGCAGCTTGATCCCGCCCTCGGCCAGGCGGCGGTTGATCTCCTCGAGGCTTTCCAGGGCGCTTGCGTCTATGTCGTTGACCGCGGGGCACATCAGCACGACGTGGCGCAGGCGCGGCCGGTCGGCAACCAGCGCGGCGATGCGGTCCTCGAGAAAGCGGGAATTGGCGAAATACAGGCTTTCATCGACGCGCAGCGACAGGATCTCGGGCCAGATCAGCACCCGGTGACGGTCGACATTGCGGAAATGCTCGGTTCCCGGCACCTGGCCCACCACGGCGGAATGCGGCCGCGAGCTGCGGTAAAGCTGCATGACCAGCGACAGCAGCACCCCGGCGCTGATCCCAGGCTCGACCCCGACCAGCAGCGTGACCAGGATGGTCGCCGCCATGGCCAGGAAATCGCGCGGCGAA
This Paracoccus pantotrophus DNA region includes the following protein-coding sequences:
- the trxC gene encoding thioredoxin TrxC, whose protein sequence is MSGTDRQIVCTACGATNRLPPERDARAARCGKCRDALFSGHPADVEGAMFQRQVGRNSIPVLVDVWAPWCGPCRMMAPEFARAAGMLEPEMRLIKLNSETEPQVAAALGIRGIPTLILYRGGREIARQSGAMNAASIAGWAQAQLGN